A stretch of the uncultured Desulfobacter sp. genome encodes the following:
- a CDS encoding ABC transporter substrate-binding protein has protein sequence MKHFNLVFFAVFLFWALPVQSHAGCVVTDAGGRSIQVDRPFTRIISLYGAHTRNLETLGLDDEIIGICPMDDWTGKPTFSYHDGLEKFLAVRPDLVLIRPMIDRAYTALVKGMERSGIVVVSLQPGSVEKMFDYWLTLGALTGKKDQARQMVSTFKKEISKITAVTRTRPNKKQVYFEAIHSRMKTFTPGSVAIFALETAGGINIAQDAPSIRGTNIAFYGKERILSHAHEMDVFLAQKGAMNQPGIEMIKNEPGFDVIRAVKDDQIFIVDEKIVSRPTMDLLKGIHTIAEILYPGALEKGGLQ, from the coding sequence ATGAAGCACTTTAATTTAGTATTTTTTGCAGTTTTTTTGTTTTGGGCTTTGCCGGTGCAAAGTCATGCCGGCTGTGTTGTTACGGATGCCGGTGGACGCAGCATTCAGGTCGATAGGCCCTTTACCCGGATTATCAGCCTGTACGGTGCCCATACCCGGAATTTGGAAACCCTGGGGCTTGATGATGAAATCATTGGAATCTGTCCCATGGACGATTGGACGGGCAAACCCACATTTTCCTACCATGACGGACTTGAAAAATTTTTGGCCGTCCGGCCGGACCTGGTGTTGATCCGGCCCATGATCGATAGAGCCTATACAGCCCTGGTGAAGGGTATGGAAAGATCCGGTATTGTTGTTGTTTCCCTTCAACCCGGCAGTGTAGAAAAGATGTTTGACTATTGGCTGACTCTGGGAGCCTTGACCGGGAAAAAAGATCAAGCACGGCAGATGGTCTCCACATTCAAAAAGGAAATTTCCAAGATTACGGCTGTAACCCGGACGAGACCGAATAAAAAGCAGGTCTATTTTGAGGCCATTCATTCCCGCATGAAAACATTTACACCCGGTTCAGTGGCCATTTTTGCTTTGGAAACGGCGGGCGGTATAAACATCGCCCAGGACGCACCATCCATAAGAGGCACCAACATCGCCTTTTACGGCAAAGAGCGGATTTTATCCCACGCCCATGAAATGGATGTTTTTCTGGCCCAGAAAGGGGCCATGAATCAGCCCGGCATCGAGATGATCAAAAATGAGCCCGGCTTTGATGTGATTCGGGCGGTAAAGGATGATCAGATTTTCATTGTGGACGAAAAGATTGTATCCCGGCCCACCATGGATCTGCTCAAAGGCATTCATACCATTGCTGAGATCCTTTATCCCGGGGCACTTGAAAAAGGCGGTCTCCAATGA
- a CDS encoding ABC transporter ATP-binding protein — MGYTLKDICFSYEVQPIFSGLSLEIENGCFHGVLGPNGSGKTTLLDLITGHLKPQTGEILLDGRPLDDLTVAELAKKCALVPQDFRVNFPFTVEQVVMMGRYPHLGRFSAPGVKDRKLVAQAMAATGISDFSGRHVTELSGGERQRVVFARALAQDASCLILDEAASNLDIRHTLALMTLAADKVKKKGLTVISVMQDLNMAARFCRTLLFLKKGRVIARGPVDEVFTESVIKTVFQVSSRVYFDEAIKCKQVVFLK; from the coding sequence ATGGGATATACATTAAAGGACATCTGTTTTTCCTATGAGGTCCAGCCTATTTTTTCAGGGCTCAGCCTGGAAATAGAGAATGGGTGTTTCCATGGGGTGCTTGGGCCCAACGGCAGTGGAAAAACCACCCTGCTGGACCTGATCACAGGACACCTGAAACCCCAAACCGGCGAGATTCTACTGGACGGCAGGCCTCTGGATGATCTGACTGTCGCCGAGCTGGCGAAAAAATGTGCATTGGTTCCCCAGGATTTCCGGGTAAATTTCCCCTTTACCGTGGAACAGGTGGTGATGATGGGGCGGTATCCTCATCTGGGCCGGTTCAGTGCACCCGGTGTAAAAGACCGAAAACTGGTTGCCCAGGCAATGGCAGCCACGGGGATCAGTGATTTTTCCGGTCGCCATGTCACGGAACTGTCCGGCGGGGAGCGCCAGCGTGTGGTATTTGCCAGGGCCCTGGCCCAGGACGCCTCCTGTCTGATCCTGGATGAGGCCGCTTCCAATCTGGATATTCGTCACACCCTTGCGCTGATGACCCTGGCTGCGGACAAAGTGAAAAAGAAGGGGCTTACAGTAATCAGTGTGATGCAGGATTTAAATATGGCCGCCCGGTTCTGCCGGACCCTGCTGTTTTTAAAAAAAGGGCGGGTGATCGCCCGTGGACCGGTTGATGAGGTATTCACGGAATCCGTTATTAAAACGGTGTTTCAGGTGTCTTCCCGCGTCTATTTTGATGAAGCCATTAAGTGTAAACAGGTGGTATTTTTAAAATGA
- a CDS encoding iron ABC transporter permease, whose protein sequence is MPALPGIKKSPARVAIGLGLLLGGVIVVSAAMGVVRLPFFQVLAVIWEKFCSRGPVDALTSAIIWDVRLPRILTAAIVGAGLSISGVVFQGILRNPLADPYTLGISAGAAFGACVAFLFNMSYFQGLSVGLCAFAGAVMTLAVVLYLSGGTAGGYSSNNLILSGIIVAAILSAGISFLKYAADERVSVIIFWLMGSFAAKTWSDVGLSLAFVSIGGVICLCFGRDLNLMALGDRAAASLGVDVKKSRLILLAAASLMAAVCVSVSGIIGFVGLLVPHMMRGIVGADNQWLMPVSLLAGAVLLLSADTFTRAVLPSELPIGVLTALIGGPFFCYVFKRQFSGKQKF, encoded by the coding sequence ATGCCGGCTTTACCAGGCATAAAAAAGTCCCCCGCCCGGGTGGCGATTGGGCTTGGCTTGCTGCTGGGCGGGGTCATTGTGGTGTCTGCGGCCATGGGCGTGGTTCGACTTCCTTTTTTTCAGGTGTTGGCGGTGATTTGGGAAAAGTTCTGTAGCCGGGGGCCTGTGGATGCACTGACCTCGGCCATTATCTGGGATGTACGACTTCCCAGAATTTTGACGGCCGCCATTGTGGGGGCAGGGCTTTCGATTTCCGGGGTGGTGTTCCAGGGGATTTTGAGGAATCCCCTGGCTGATCCCTATACCCTTGGCATTTCGGCCGGTGCCGCCTTTGGGGCCTGCGTGGCCTTTTTGTTTAACATGAGTTACTTCCAGGGGCTAAGTGTGGGGCTGTGCGCCTTTGCCGGTGCCGTCATGACTTTGGCCGTGGTGCTCTACCTGTCCGGCGGCACTGCCGGGGGGTATTCATCCAACAATCTGATTCTTTCAGGGATTATCGTTGCAGCTATTCTTTCGGCCGGGATCAGTTTTTTGAAATATGCGGCGGATGAACGGGTCTCGGTAATCATTTTTTGGCTCATGGGCAGCTTTGCCGCCAAAACCTGGAGTGATGTCGGGCTTTCTCTTGCCTTTGTGAGCATCGGCGGTGTGATATGCCTTTGTTTTGGCAGGGACTTGAATCTTATGGCCTTGGGCGATCGGGCTGCCGCCTCCCTGGGTGTGGATGTAAAAAAATCCCGTCTGATTCTTTTGGCGGCAGCGTCGCTTATGGCGGCCGTGTGCGTGTCCGTATCCGGCATCATCGGATTTGTGGGGCTTTTGGTACCCCATATGATGCGCGGGATTGTGGGGGCGGACAACCAGTGGCTGATGCCGGTTTCCCTTCTGGCCGGGGCGGTATTGCTGCTGTCCGCAGATACATTTACCCGGGCCGTATTGCCTTCGGAACTGCCCATTGGGGTGCTCACCGCATTGATCGGGGGGCCGTTTTTTTGTTATGTGTTTAAACGTCAGTTCTCCGGGAAACAAAAGTTTTAA
- a CDS encoding sirohydrochlorin cobaltochelatase: MKRMISAAVILAMVLCAANAYAHKEAREMKKGILLVAFGTSEASAKVSFQNIEAKVKKTFPDVDVFWAYTSHIIRHKLAKQGEMILSPAQALAKMMDKGYTHVAVQSLHTIPGEEYHELTMTVNGFKAMPGGFDRLILGFPMLGAQDTVAKAVDAVIATLPKARKANEAVVLMGHGTHHPGNIYYAAMNWQLQQKDPNIIMGTVEGYPDLGDVITWLKAKKSGKVWLMPFMSVAGDHAKNDMAGDEEDSWKSQLTKVGFACQTVLKGTAEYDAFADIWVSQLSKAMAHFK, translated from the coding sequence ATGAAAAGAATGATTTCCGCAGCAGTTATTTTGGCCATGGTGTTGTGTGCGGCAAATGCATATGCCCACAAAGAAGCAAGAGAGATGAAAAAAGGCATTTTGCTGGTGGCGTTTGGTACCAGCGAGGCCTCCGCAAAAGTCTCTTTTCAAAACATTGAAGCAAAAGTGAAAAAGACATTTCCAGACGTTGATGTGTTCTGGGCTTATACTTCCCATATCATCCGGCATAAATTGGCCAAGCAGGGTGAAATGATCCTTTCCCCGGCCCAGGCATTGGCCAAAATGATGGATAAGGGATATACCCATGTGGCAGTTCAGTCCCTTCATACCATTCCAGGCGAAGAGTACCATGAACTGACCATGACCGTGAATGGATTCAAGGCTATGCCTGGTGGGTTTGACAGGCTTATTTTAGGCTTTCCCATGCTTGGTGCCCAAGATACGGTTGCCAAAGCGGTTGACGCCGTTATTGCTACATTGCCCAAAGCGCGTAAGGCAAACGAGGCGGTTGTGCTTATGGGGCATGGTACCCACCACCCGGGCAATATCTACTACGCTGCGATGAACTGGCAGCTTCAGCAAAAAGATCCCAACATCATCATGGGCACTGTGGAGGGGTATCCTGATCTTGGGGATGTTATTACTTGGCTTAAGGCAAAAAAGAGTGGAAAAGTCTGGTTAATGCCTTTTATGTCCGTTGCCGGCGACCATGCCAAAAATGATATGGCAGGCGATGAGGAAGATTCCTGGAAATCCCAGTTGACCAAGGTGGGATTCGCCTGTCAGACTGTACTTAAAGGCACGGCTGAATACGATGCGTTTGCCGATATTTGGGTGAGTCAGCTATCAAAGGCAATGGCCCACTTTAAATAG
- a CDS encoding response regulator, with protein MLKKAIPHHLKWYVNHDRAIEWTDGRLVRLQIATDITELKEMEKKYQQSQKMESIGQLAGGIAHDFNNILAPIIGFSQLSQKELPDNHPVQENLTTILDGATRAGDLVKRILRFSRQQDPILKPTLLQPVINETLKLLRSTIPANINLTSDLYGGQDAVLCDDSEIHETILNLCTNAYHAIAGDQGEIIIGLNKANPPQELNLPKGEYLCLSVKDNGIGIPESIKDKIFEPYVTTKEVGKGSGLGLSVVYGIVQNCNGGIYFESRHNIGTMFKIYLPITDQAFDIEKKDSVSFSGKTGNEHILLVDDEESIVKLGITALENYGFRVTGFQDSTEALNLFKANPDDFDLVITDMAMPKMIGTELSQKILEIRPDIPIIICSGYSEKLDKDKAKDLHISKVLDKPLLITDLIENVTEILEKPKR; from the coding sequence TTGCTGAAAAAGGCGATTCCTCATCATCTTAAATGGTATGTCAACCATGATCGTGCGATAGAGTGGACGGACGGCAGACTGGTCAGGCTCCAAATTGCCACGGATATTACAGAACTTAAAGAGATGGAGAAAAAATACCAGCAGTCCCAAAAAATGGAATCAATCGGACAATTGGCAGGCGGCATTGCACACGATTTTAATAATATACTTGCCCCTATTATCGGATTTTCTCAATTATCCCAGAAGGAATTACCTGATAATCATCCTGTACAGGAAAATTTAACAACTATTCTCGATGGTGCAACACGTGCCGGAGATTTGGTTAAGCGCATTCTTCGTTTTTCAAGACAGCAGGATCCGATATTAAAGCCTACGCTTCTTCAACCTGTGATCAATGAAACATTGAAATTGCTAAGATCCACCATTCCGGCGAATATTAATTTAACCAGCGATCTTTATGGTGGTCAGGACGCTGTGCTGTGTGATGATTCTGAAATTCATGAAACTATTTTAAACCTTTGTACGAATGCCTATCATGCAATCGCAGGAGATCAAGGAGAAATCATTATTGGTTTAAATAAAGCCAATCCACCCCAGGAATTAAATCTTCCTAAAGGTGAATACCTATGTTTATCTGTTAAAGATAACGGCATTGGCATTCCCGAAAGTATAAAAGATAAAATTTTTGAACCATACGTCACCACAAAAGAAGTTGGAAAGGGTTCCGGACTGGGGTTGTCGGTTGTGTATGGTATTGTTCAAAATTGTAATGGTGGGATATATTTTGAAAGTCGCCATAACATCGGAACAATGTTTAAAATTTACCTCCCGATTACTGATCAGGCTTTTGACATCGAAAAAAAGGATTCTGTTTCTTTTTCAGGTAAAACCGGCAATGAACATATTTTACTGGTGGACGATGAAGAATCAATTGTCAAGTTGGGCATCACAGCGCTTGAAAATTATGGCTTTCGTGTAACTGGTTTTCAGGACAGTACTGAAGCATTGAATTTATTTAAAGCCAATCCCGATGATTTCGATTTGGTGATTACTGACATGGCAATGCCCAAAATGATAGGTACTGAACTTTCGCAAAAAATATTAGAAATTCGTCCTGATATCCCCATTATTATCTGTTCGGGTTACAGCGAGAAACTAGACAAGGATAAAGCAAAGGATCTCCACATATCAAAAGTCTTAGATAAACCGCTTTTGATAACGGATTTGATAGAAAATGTCACCGAAATATTGGAAAAACCAAAGCGGTGA
- a CDS encoding DUF4126 domain-containing protein: MESFDQIIKTIALSMGAAWASGINLYATVFVLGILGATGNLVLPPNLEILSEPVVLWASGFMYCVEFFADKTPGVDSGWDAIHTFIRIPAGVMIAAGAVGDVNPSLALAAGILGGGLATGSHLTKSGSRLLINTSPEPFSNWIASVLEDVAVIGGILAALHNPVLFLALLVGFICLIVWLLPKIWRGIKMLFAKIKSFFNKDVPRQIS; the protein is encoded by the coding sequence ATGGAATCCTTTGATCAGATTATTAAAACCATCGCATTGAGCATGGGTGCGGCATGGGCCAGCGGGATTAATCTGTATGCCACGGTATTTGTTTTGGGTATTTTGGGTGCCACCGGCAATCTGGTGCTGCCCCCAAATCTTGAAATATTGTCCGAGCCGGTGGTGCTGTGGGCGTCCGGTTTCATGTATTGTGTTGAGTTTTTTGCCGATAAAACCCCCGGGGTTGATTCGGGTTGGGATGCCATTCACACCTTTATCCGGATTCCGGCCGGGGTGATGATTGCCGCAGGTGCCGTGGGCGATGTCAATCCTTCTTTGGCCCTTGCCGCCGGAATCCTGGGCGGAGGTCTTGCCACGGGCAGCCATCTGACAAAATCGGGTTCCAGGCTGTTGATCAATACGTCTCCTGAACCTTTTTCCAATTGGATCGCTTCGGTGCTTGAAGATGTAGCTGTCATCGGCGGCATTCTGGCCGCGCTTCATAATCCCGTTTTATTTTTGGCGCTTCTGGTCGGCTTCATTTGCCTGATTGTGTGGCTGCTGCCCAAAATATGGCGGGGTATCAAAATGCTTTTTGCAAAAATTAAAAGTTTTTTCAACAAGGATGTGCCCCGGCAGATTTCGTGA
- a CDS encoding GatB/YqeY domain-containing protein — MAENTALYGWDASMGISLYDKIRQDMKTSMLKKDTAVRDTMRLIMGAFPGITVPITLESGKKSTRTKTPEEITDEDIHNIIRKFVKSEKTVLELKKETSSDYLALLESYLPKMATTEEIEDWIKANIDFSAMKSPMQAMGTVMKHFGKLADGNQVKGILQGMSAEK; from the coding sequence ATGGCAGAGAACACAGCTCTATATGGATGGGATGCATCCATGGGGATCTCCCTCTATGATAAGATCCGGCAGGACATGAAAACATCCATGCTTAAAAAAGATACGGCCGTAAGGGATACCATGCGCCTGATTATGGGGGCGTTTCCCGGAATCACGGTTCCCATCACCCTTGAAAGCGGAAAAAAATCCACCCGGACAAAAACGCCCGAAGAAATCACGGATGAGGATATTCATAATATCATTCGAAAATTCGTCAAATCTGAAAAAACCGTGCTGGAGCTTAAAAAAGAGACATCGTCTGATTATCTGGCGCTTTTGGAATCTTACCTGCCTAAAATGGCGACCACAGAAGAGATTGAAGACTGGATAAAAGCCAATATAGATTTTTCTGCCATGAAAAGCCCCATGCAGGCCATGGGAACGGTTATGAAACATTTTGGGAAACTTGCCGACGGCAACCAGGTCAAAGGTATCCTCCAGGGGATGAGTGCTGAAAAATAA
- a CDS encoding type II toxin-antitoxin system VapB family antitoxin translates to MRTTLDLPEDLLIEAMKVTETKTKTKVIIMALEDLIRKSKISEIKQFKGAVDLNIDLDRLRDRKCRF, encoded by the coding sequence ATGAGAACGACACTCGACTTGCCCGAAGATTTGCTCATCGAAGCAATGAAAGTAACCGAAACTAAAACAAAAACCAAAGTAATTATCATGGCACTGGAAGACTTAATTCGCAAATCGAAAATTTCAGAAATTAAGCAGTTTAAAGGTGCTGTAGACTTGAATATCGACTTAGATAGACTCAGAGACAGGAAATGTCGGTTTTAG
- a CDS encoding class I SAM-dependent methyltransferase: MGHSTLDYYNQNALNVALRYESADVTQLHEFLLSALKPGGRLLELGCGSGRDAAFMVSRGFKVLATDGCAPMVEQAKRHHPELTGHITHLNLPDGLLNELGTYDGIYAVAVLMHLSVPNIKKTLLGVDSLLTPQGRFIFSVPARRDDVMTAEFDSKGRRFTALSPDGWTNVCQKCNLQIIRTMISDDGLGRSGIDWMNCLAQKPAIK, translated from the coding sequence ATGGGACATTCAACTTTAGATTATTACAATCAAAATGCCTTGAACGTGGCTCTAAGATACGAATCTGCAGATGTCACACAGCTGCATGAATTTCTTTTGTCCGCCCTGAAACCAGGCGGCAGACTTCTGGAGCTTGGATGTGGCTCCGGCAGGGATGCCGCCTTTATGGTCAGCCGGGGATTCAAGGTGCTGGCTACAGACGGGTGCGCCCCCATGGTTGAACAGGCAAAACGACATCACCCCGAGCTTACGGGGCATATAACGCACCTGAACCTGCCGGACGGTCTGTTAAATGAATTAGGAACCTATGACGGAATATACGCCGTTGCCGTTTTGATGCACCTTAGCGTTCCAAACATTAAGAAAACACTTCTGGGCGTAGATTCTCTTCTGACACCACAGGGCCGGTTTATATTTTCAGTCCCGGCCCGGCGGGATGATGTCATGACCGCTGAATTTGATTCCAAAGGCCGCCGATTCACAGCACTATCACCCGATGGATGGACAAATGTATGCCAGAAATGTAACCTGCAAATCATTCGAACCATGATATCCGATGACGGCCTGGGAAGAAGCGGGATTGACTGGATGAACTGCCTGGCACAAAAGCCGGCAATAAAATAA